One genomic window of Candidatus Nitrospira inopinata includes the following:
- a CDS encoding DUF6941 family protein: MTDFLKPTVQAFLVCDQVIEDSLTRKKSVIGIFTHLQAAVFPFQHQHMGLYFCLTDVEGTHQFEIDLVYLNNEQLVCRAVLPSISIGNRLQISDFGINIPSLIVPSPGRYEFRLKMDGHLIAQKDFNVVQAMPPPTTEPPTQEPAP, encoded by the coding sequence ATGACGGATTTTCTCAAACCCACGGTGCAGGCCTTCCTCGTCTGCGACCAAGTCATCGAGGACAGTTTGACCAGAAAGAAGAGCGTGATCGGCATCTTCACGCACCTCCAAGCCGCTGTCTTTCCCTTCCAACACCAGCACATGGGCCTCTACTTTTGCCTGACGGATGTCGAGGGAACCCATCAGTTTGAAATCGATCTCGTCTATCTCAACAACGAACAGCTCGTGTGTCGCGCCGTTCTTCCCAGCATCTCGATCGGCAACCGGCTGCAAATCTCTGACTTCGGCATCAACATCCCGTCATTGATCGTTCCCTCGCCCGGCCGCTATGAGTTTCGACTGAAGATGGACGGCCACTTGATCGCGCAGAAAGACTTTAACGTGGTGCAGGCGATGCCACCCCCGACCACGGAACCGCCCACGCAGGAGCCGGCTCCCTGA